A region of Ignatzschineria larvae DSM 13226 DNA encodes the following proteins:
- a CDS encoding alanine/glycine:cation symporter family protein encodes MSLINWLVGPLNDFIWTYILVAFLIILGIYFTIRTRFIQIRLFKEMFRLTVEKNPSDDGVSAFQAFTISAASRVGTGNIAGVALAIAIGGPGAVFWMWVIAIIGMATAFIESTLAQVYKVKDGDTFRGGPAYYMQKALGWKNLGIIFAILLTITFGFIFNSVQSNTIAQSFHSVFGIDTIVIGALLVIATGLIIFGGVRRVVHFTQICVPVMAVFYIGIALYVVAVNITEVPRMFMLIVENAFGIQEFAGGGLGMAILQGTRRGLFSNEAGMGSVPNAAATANVSHPAKQGLVQSLGVFFDTIVICSATAFIILLSGIYADGTSAGGVVLTQNSLAQQVGDWAQYFVAIAIFFFAFSSIIGNYYYGETNIEFIKSNTTALLFYRLIVLMMVMFGAVMSMGIVWSLADLFMGLMTIINLVVIAILGKIAFKVADDFYRQLKEKKNPVFKADSIPGLKGAECWEDSDQSIDINRLISID; translated from the coding sequence ATGAGTCTGATTAACTGGTTAGTAGGCCCGTTGAATGATTTTATTTGGACCTATATTCTGGTCGCATTTCTCATCATTTTAGGGATTTACTTTACAATTCGTACCCGCTTTATCCAAATTCGTCTCTTTAAAGAGATGTTTCGCTTAACTGTCGAAAAGAATCCTAGTGATGATGGGGTTTCTGCCTTCCAAGCCTTTACTATTAGTGCCGCTAGCCGTGTTGGAACAGGGAATATTGCCGGCGTTGCCCTTGCGATTGCTATCGGCGGACCAGGTGCGGTCTTCTGGATGTGGGTGATTGCGATTATCGGTATGGCAACAGCCTTTATCGAAAGCACCCTTGCGCAAGTCTATAAAGTCAAAGATGGCGATACTTTTCGCGGTGGCCCCGCTTACTATATGCAAAAAGCCCTCGGTTGGAAAAATTTAGGCATTATTTTTGCTATTCTCTTAACGATTACCTTTGGCTTTATCTTCAATTCTGTACAATCAAATACCATCGCGCAATCGTTCCATTCTGTATTCGGCATTGATACGATTGTAATCGGCGCACTATTAGTGATTGCCACCGGTTTAATTATCTTTGGCGGCGTTCGCCGTGTAGTGCACTTTACCCAGATTTGTGTACCTGTGATGGCGGTATTCTATATCGGCATTGCACTCTATGTGGTTGCGGTGAATATCACTGAAGTCCCCAGAATGTTTATGCTCATTGTTGAAAATGCCTTCGGGATTCAAGAGTTTGCCGGCGGTGGTCTAGGAATGGCCATTCTTCAAGGAACTCGTCGTGGGCTCTTCTCTAATGAAGCGGGAATGGGATCTGTGCCTAATGCGGCAGCAACTGCCAATGTCAGTCATCCTGCAAAGCAAGGTTTAGTGCAGAGTTTAGGCGTATTCTTCGATACAATTGTGATCTGTTCGGCAACAGCATTTATTATTCTACTGTCAGGCATTTATGCAGATGGAACAAGCGCCGGCGGTGTTGTCTTAACGCAAAATTCTCTAGCGCAACAAGTGGGCGATTGGGCGCAATATTTTGTCGCCATTGCGATCTTCTTCTTTGCTTTTAGTTCGATTATCGGGAACTACTATTATGGAGAAACGAATATCGAATTTATTAAGAGCAATACCACTGCTCTACTCTTCTATCGTCTAATTGTGTTGATGATGGTGATGTTTGGAGCGGTAATGAGTATGGGAATTGTTTGGAGTTTAGCGGATCTCTTTATGGGATTAATGACCATTATTAACTTAGTCGTCATCGCGATCTTAGGCAAAATCGCCTTTAAAGTAGCGGATGATTTCTACCGTCAGCTCAAAGAGAAGAAAAATCCTGTATTCAAAGCAGATTCAATCCCTGGTTTAAAAGGGGCTGAATGTTGGGAAGATTCTGATCAATCTATTGATATCAATAGATTGATATCAATAGATTGA
- a CDS encoding linear amide C-N hydrolase, which produces MKSPLKKLALTVTALLSLTVTADACTRVLFHGDNERNITARSMDWKRDVGTNLWILPQGIERNGEAGDRSIAWTAKYGSVVATGYDIATTDGMNEAGLNANLLWLVESDYPPPMNSDKPTLALSLWAQYMLDNFATVAEAVEFLETEPFVVVTAHVPGENRLATLHLSLSDRFGDSAIVEYIDGKQVIHHDRSYQVMTNSPTFDKQLALNEYWQEIGGTTMLPGTNRAADRFARAAFYINAIPKDGNERDTFAGVFSVIRNVSVPYGLNTEEEPNISSTRWRTVIDHQAGRYFFESAISPSIFWVDLNKVDFKPGADVKKLDLGKDQSNIFSGEVSGEFVTTAPFKFLGITEEQLQAAIKQEEALKTVLDAEEEAVFEEPAVSAPQS; this is translated from the coding sequence ATGAAATCCCCCCTCAAGAAACTAGCACTCACAGTGACCGCCTTACTATCGTTGACGGTTACTGCGGATGCTTGTACCCGGGTACTATTTCATGGGGATAATGAGCGTAATATTACCGCGCGTTCTATGGATTGGAAGCGGGATGTCGGGACGAATCTTTGGATTTTACCACAAGGCATTGAGCGTAATGGGGAAGCCGGGGATCGCTCGATTGCCTGGACAGCGAAATATGGTAGCGTTGTCGCAACCGGTTACGATATCGCTACAACCGATGGTATGAATGAGGCAGGGCTCAATGCCAATCTCCTCTGGCTGGTAGAATCAGATTATCCGCCCCCGATGAATAGCGATAAGCCAACGCTTGCGCTCTCACTCTGGGCGCAATATATGCTCGATAACTTCGCGACCGTGGCTGAGGCGGTGGAATTTCTTGAAACTGAACCTTTTGTCGTGGTGACGGCGCACGTTCCCGGTGAGAATCGACTTGCTACGCTGCATCTGTCGCTCTCTGATCGCTTTGGAGATAGCGCTATTGTCGAGTATATCGATGGAAAGCAAGTGATTCACCACGATCGCAGTTACCAAGTGATGACCAATTCCCCCACTTTCGATAAGCAATTAGCGCTTAATGAATATTGGCAAGAGATCGGCGGCACCACGATGCTTCCCGGCACCAATCGTGCGGCAGATCGCTTTGCACGTGCAGCATTCTATATCAATGCAATCCCAAAAGATGGCAATGAGCGGGACACCTTTGCCGGCGTTTTCAGCGTGATTCGCAATGTCTCTGTCCCTTATGGTCTTAATACCGAAGAGGAGCCGAATATCTCCTCAACGCGTTGGCGTACTGTGATCGATCATCAAGCAGGGCGCTATTTCTTTGAATCGGCGATCTCTCCTTCTATCTTCTGGGTTGATCTGAATAAAGTAGATTTCAAACCCGGTGCTGATGTGAAGAAGCTTGATCTAGGGAAAGATCAATCGAATATCTTCTCCGGCGAAGTCTCCGGCGAATTTGTCACCACGGCGCCCTTTAAATTCCTCGGCATTACTGAAGAACAATTGCAAGCTGCAATAAAGCAAGAGGAAGCACTCAAAACGGTACTCGATGCCGAAGAAGAAGCGGTTTTTGAAGAACCCGCTGTAAGTGCGCCGCAATCATAA
- the rpmG gene encoding 50S ribosomal protein L33 yields MREKVKLVSSAGTGHFYTTTKNKRTTTEKLEFKKYDPVVRKHVLYTEARLK; encoded by the coding sequence ATGAGAGAAAAAGTAAAATTAGTATCTTCAGCAGGTACAGGTCATTTCTATACGACCACTAAGAACAAACGTACAACAACTGAAAAGTTAGAGTTCAAAAAATACGATCCAGTTGTTCGTAAACACGTTCTTTACACTGAAGCCCGCTTAAAATAA
- a CDS encoding tautomerase family protein translates to MPYINVKITDKAVTTEQKAAIIDGMTQVLVDVLGKNPATTVVVIDEVPLDNWGIAGIPVVEYRNKSK, encoded by the coding sequence ATGCCTTATATTAATGTCAAAATTACAGATAAAGCTGTAACCACAGAACAGAAAGCCGCCATCATTGATGGCATGACGCAGGTACTTGTAGATGTATTAGGAAAGAACCCAGCAACAACCGTTGTCGTAATTGATGAAGTCCCTTTAGATAACTGGGGAATAGCGGGAATACCTGTTGTTGAATATCGCAATAAATCAAAATAG
- a CDS encoding autotransporter outer membrane beta-barrel domain-containing protein translates to MNSVFKVIWNHTLQRWDVTSEVSVAYKKSKQNRIRTRMASVLSSALILGSVAFANENIAVKGGDIYSIKDKAEWTMGNITVDGFKIEEVPPAEGSSDEPKKIEKPSTAEISNIKKLTTGDIVATDKGKVDLINVDKGTLGNITLESGGHFEVKGTQAPDKYSKDRYSNIRTGDITIRDGGKFTAERYSKIEADNIHVTGKDSHMQIGVDKKPDPNPNITTPVNIYEYSTSLKAKEINIDNGAILAVGRSAVDMQDYEAKLRIETDKLVVGPASFIEKTIEGSSTEKPKESVETVLDLTGAISRSGSSILDMTSIELIEISGGKVKGLDDTSAKIKVKDLTFKNIAGSHLKANDIRVSGNLLFEVGLDPVSGKDNFMKKTGTPEKLSILDIKYLDLGTNSKGVFVADKLSITEGNIATKTMPEIIKSSYGNKDQSISINNKGALDFKGNQDFEFELVDGNPELVLSESNLKKEGEVDSVLTILTKVSVKEKGKLSGNGFIDNLLTLSGGDLYVGNAGTNNAGTGHLAVKDLKIENDYGFANLHFGFSAHQADRLTILNSAHGYGAVYIYPQGQVKELATSEGLLLVDASTIPELNEDKKPANTLDLQLANRVAIGLYEYELVKRENVEGANGAGAQWYLTYDKNEIAPQANAYLANLAVSNKMFTLSYQDREYIEDGEGMWLNIKNSYNKFKGNHTDRIESKINYFVLRVGNDLVDEDDYSAGWLASYGAASGDSKNRYENRTADSKVHGFSVGGYGTYFFDQDKNTYLDASLQYVRTSNKVEGDDKPTENYKADGFVASLELGTDIEFARDWSFVPSTQVTWSDVKAKKHRAEDGTNYSSNRGNLEWRLGALIKAKESFMDGMITPYVGANYILNSNAPEVKVEYAGMENDVALAGSKSIYQLIMGTDVKFSKDLHLSGELSHTMGQDKYRDTKVKVNMRYIY, encoded by the coding sequence ATGAATAGCGTTTTTAAGGTCATTTGGAATCATACTTTACAGCGTTGGGATGTGACGTCTGAGGTGAGCGTTGCATATAAAAAGTCTAAACAAAATAGGATCCGCACAAGAATGGCCAGTGTACTCTCTAGTGCGCTTATTTTAGGAAGTGTAGCCTTTGCAAATGAGAATATAGCGGTCAAAGGGGGGGATATATACTCTATCAAAGATAAGGCTGAATGGACTATGGGTAATATTACAGTCGATGGCTTTAAAATTGAGGAAGTTCCGCCTGCAGAAGGTTCTTCTGATGAACCTAAAAAGATTGAAAAGCCATCAACTGCCGAGATCAGTAATATTAAAAAACTCACAACAGGCGATATTGTTGCAACGGATAAAGGGAAAGTAGATTTAATCAATGTTGATAAAGGAACCTTAGGAAATATTACCTTAGAATCAGGGGGGCATTTTGAAGTAAAAGGAACTCAGGCTCCTGATAAATATAGTAAAGATCGCTATAGTAATATTAGAACAGGGGATATTACTATTCGTGATGGGGGAAAATTTACGGCAGAACGCTATAGTAAAATTGAAGCCGATAATATTCATGTTACAGGGAAAGATTCCCATATGCAGATTGGGGTTGATAAAAAACCTGATCCTAATCCTAATATTACGACGCCAGTGAATATATATGAATACTCTACTTCATTAAAAGCTAAAGAGATCAATATTGATAATGGGGCAATATTAGCTGTAGGTCGTTCTGCCGTTGATATGCAAGATTATGAGGCAAAATTGCGTATTGAAACAGATAAATTAGTAGTTGGGCCCGCTTCATTTATCGAGAAAACGATAGAAGGTTCCTCAACGGAGAAACCTAAAGAGTCTGTTGAAACTGTATTAGATTTGACCGGTGCAATTAGTCGATCGGGAAGTTCAATTCTTGATATGACAAGTATTGAATTAATTGAAATTAGTGGTGGGAAAGTTAAAGGCCTTGATGATACAAGTGCAAAAATAAAGGTGAAAGATCTGACCTTTAAAAATATTGCAGGTAGTCATCTAAAAGCTAATGACATTAGGGTATCAGGTAATCTGCTTTTTGAAGTTGGTTTGGATCCTGTTTCAGGTAAAGATAATTTTATGAAAAAAACCGGAACTCCAGAAAAACTATCGATTTTAGATATTAAGTATTTGGATTTAGGTACTAATTCTAAAGGTGTTTTTGTTGCAGATAAACTTTCAATAACTGAAGGGAATATTGCGACTAAAACAATGCCAGAAATCATTAAATCTAGTTATGGAAACAAAGATCAATCTATTTCCATTAATAATAAAGGAGCTTTAGATTTTAAAGGCAATCAAGACTTTGAGTTTGAATTAGTCGATGGGAATCCTGAATTAGTGCTCTCTGAGTCAAATTTAAAGAAAGAAGGAGAGGTAGATTCTGTCTTAACTATTTTAACGAAAGTGAGTGTAAAAGAAAAAGGGAAATTATCAGGTAATGGATTTATAGATAATCTGTTAACATTATCAGGCGGTGATCTATATGTCGGAAATGCCGGGACTAATAATGCAGGAACAGGACATTTAGCGGTTAAAGATCTCAAAATTGAAAATGATTATGGTTTTGCAAATCTACATTTCGGTTTCAGTGCTCATCAGGCAGATCGCTTGACGATTCTAAATTCAGCCCATGGTTACGGAGCTGTCTATATCTATCCTCAAGGACAGGTAAAAGAATTGGCAACCTCTGAAGGTCTGCTCTTAGTTGATGCATCAACGATACCTGAATTAAATGAGGATAAAAAACCAGCGAATACCCTTGATTTACAACTTGCTAATCGTGTAGCGATAGGTCTTTATGAATATGAGTTAGTCAAGCGAGAGAATGTTGAGGGTGCAAATGGGGCAGGTGCGCAGTGGTATTTAACCTATGATAAAAATGAAATTGCACCTCAAGCAAATGCTTATCTTGCGAACTTAGCAGTATCGAATAAGATGTTTACCTTAAGCTATCAAGATCGGGAATATATCGAAGATGGTGAGGGAATGTGGTTAAATATCAAAAACTCTTACAATAAGTTTAAGGGAAATCATACAGATCGCATTGAGTCCAAAATTAACTATTTTGTTTTACGAGTAGGGAATGATCTAGTTGATGAAGATGATTATAGCGCCGGTTGGTTAGCGAGTTATGGTGCTGCATCAGGCGATAGTAAAAATCGCTATGAAAATCGTACAGCAGATAGTAAAGTGCATGGTTTCTCTGTAGGGGGGTATGGTACTTACTTCTTTGATCAAGACAAGAATACTTACCTTGATGCTTCACTGCAATATGTGAGAACGAGTAATAAAGTGGAAGGAGATGATAAGCCTACTGAAAACTATAAAGCGGATGGTTTTGTGGCCTCTCTTGAATTGGGAACTGACATCGAATTTGCGCGTGATTGGTCCTTTGTTCCTTCAACCCAGGTCACCTGGTCAGATGTAAAAGCCAAAAAGCATCGCGCTGAAGATGGAACAAATTATAGTAGCAATCGTGGTAATCTCGAATGGCGTTTAGGGGCGCTCATTAAAGCAAAAGAGAGCTTTATGGATGGTATGATAACGCCTTATGTCGGCGCAAATTATATCCTGAATAGTAATGCCCCTGAAGTCAAAGTTGAATATGCCGGTATGGAAAATGATGTCGCATTAGCGGGTTCAAAGAGTATTTATCAACTCATTATGGGGACAGATGTGAAGTTCAGTAAAGATCTGCATTTAAGTGGTGAGCTTTCTCACACTATGGGGCAAGATAAATACCGAGATACTAAAGTGAAAGTGAATATGCGTTATATCTATTAA
- the rpmB gene encoding 50S ribosomal protein L28, whose protein sequence is MSKVCQVTGKGPMTGNNVSHANNRTRRRFLPNLQVHRLWVESENRFVSLRISPAGLRTIDKKGIDAVLADLRAKGEKI, encoded by the coding sequence ATGAGTAAAGTATGTCAAGTAACTGGGAAAGGACCAATGACTGGTAACAACGTTTCCCACGCAAACAATAGAACACGTCGTCGTTTCCTCCCAAACCTTCAGGTTCACCGTCTTTGGGTTGAGAGCGAAAACCGTTTCGTATCACTTCGTATCTCTCCTGCTGGTCTTCGTACCATTGACAAAAAGGGAATCGATGCCGTTTTAGCAGATCTTCGCGCTAAGGGCGAAAAAATCTAA
- a CDS encoding CDP-alcohol phosphatidyltransferase family protein → MDKRRPIKSRSNPLMIQLAQWLSQKAITPNQISLFSILPAFLTLFTLGFWTSDLSRATQLLLLFLTLILIQLRLLCNLIDGMVAIEGGKVTPAGELFNEVPDRVSDTFFFIALGMSLGSSTGFSLGLLAALMAALTAYVRVLGVSMGAPPFFSGPMAKQQRMALMTFAIIATMIGLFFDLSTLFLEIALWLIIIGSFITVLHRLGQIYRYKNNRL, encoded by the coding sequence ATGGATAAGCGCCGTCCTATTAAGAGTCGTTCTAACCCCCTTATGATTCAATTAGCACAATGGCTCTCACAAAAAGCAATTACCCCTAATCAAATCTCACTTTTTAGTATTCTCCCTGCTTTTCTAACCCTTTTCACTTTAGGTTTTTGGACATCTGATCTCAGTAGAGCGACACAACTGCTACTTCTGTTTTTGACGTTAATACTCATTCAACTGCGCTTACTATGTAATTTGATTGATGGCATGGTAGCCATTGAAGGGGGGAAAGTAACGCCGGCAGGGGAGCTCTTTAATGAAGTTCCAGACCGAGTGAGCGATACCTTCTTCTTTATAGCCTTAGGTATGAGCCTAGGGAGTTCTACAGGGTTTTCACTAGGATTATTAGCCGCTTTAATGGCCGCGCTGACAGCCTATGTTCGAGTGCTTGGTGTATCAATGGGGGCTCCCCCTTTCTTCTCTGGCCCTATGGCAAAACAGCAACGTATGGCACTCATGACATTTGCAATAATAGCGACTATGATCGGACTCTTTTTCGATCTCTCTACCTTATTTCTCGAGATTGCTTTATGGTTGATTATCATTGGAAGTTTTATTACGGTACTACACCGACTAGGGCAAATATATCGTTATAAAAACAACAGATTGTAG
- a CDS encoding valine--tRNA ligase, giving the protein MKQSYQPDQIEKKWYQFWEENNLFKPSGDTSKPAYCIVIPPPNITGSLHMGHAFQDTIMDLLIRYNRMLGKNTLWQPGTDHAGIATQMVVERQLNANGQTRHDLGREAFVERIWEWKAESGGNITQQLRRMGASADWSRERFTMDEGLSKAVQKVFVTLYKEGLIYRGKRLVNWDPILKTAVSDIEVESKEESSSMWHLRYPIAGTDEYLVVATTRPETMLGDTAVAVHPEDERYAQYIGKMIDLPFCDRQIPIIADDYVDPEFGTGCVKITPAHDFNDYEMGKRHNLPMINVFTDEAKINDEMPEAYRGLDRFDARKQIVADFEKAGLLEKIEPHTLMIPRCDRTNQIVEPYLTDQWFVDAKTLAKPAIEAVKNKDIKFIPQNWENTYFEWMNNIQDWCISRQLWWGHRIPAWYDEDGNFYVAENEEAVRREYNLGADVTLRQDEDVLDTWFSSALWPFSTLGWPDQTDELKTFYPTSVLVTGFDIIFFWVARMIMFGLHFMKEIPFKEVYFHGLVRDQDGQKMSKSKGNVLDPIDLIDGIDLESLVAKRTTGLMQPQMAPRIEADTRRHFPEGIRAFGTDALRFTFTALATNGRDIIFDVGRIEGYSNFCNKIWNASKFVFMNAEGKEVQENPAKLSHIDRWINSRLSYMLTEVNRHIESYRFDLATQALYDFTWHEFCDWYLELTKPILNGEYSEEEKAATRYNLLFVLDAILKALHPFMPYITEEIWQKLIEIAPSFKTAVSISVTQFPAVDARDTALEAEVEWLQEVLLAVRRIRGEMNISPGKPLAVLYENASSEDLARIEQNMPFLQRMGRLENFTKVAGTAPESAVMVIGKMRLLIPLAGLIDKEQELARLNREIGKIEPIIKALTAKLANPGFTDKAPAKVVEGERVKLSDAENQLAELKQQLVKIEAL; this is encoded by the coding sequence ATGAAACAGAGTTATCAACCAGATCAGATAGAAAAAAAATGGTACCAATTTTGGGAAGAGAATAACCTTTTTAAACCCAGTGGCGATACAAGTAAACCTGCTTACTGTATTGTCATTCCTCCGCCGAATATCACCGGTAGCCTACACATGGGACATGCGTTCCAAGATACGATTATGGATCTTTTGATTCGTTATAATCGTATGCTTGGGAAAAATACCCTCTGGCAACCGGGCACAGATCACGCCGGTATTGCTACACAAATGGTTGTAGAGCGTCAACTCAATGCCAACGGTCAAACACGTCATGACTTAGGTCGTGAGGCTTTCGTTGAGCGTATCTGGGAATGGAAAGCAGAATCTGGCGGTAATATCACGCAACAGCTTCGCCGAATGGGCGCAAGTGCCGATTGGTCGCGTGAGCGCTTTACGATGGATGAAGGGCTCTCAAAAGCAGTACAAAAAGTCTTCGTCACGCTCTATAAAGAGGGCTTAATCTATCGTGGCAAACGCCTTGTCAACTGGGACCCGATTCTCAAAACCGCCGTTTCTGATATCGAAGTAGAATCGAAAGAAGAATCAAGCTCAATGTGGCACCTTCGTTATCCGATTGCCGGTACAGATGAGTATCTGGTCGTTGCAACAACGCGCCCTGAAACCATGCTAGGAGATACAGCGGTTGCCGTTCACCCTGAAGATGAGCGCTATGCCCAATACATTGGCAAAATGATTGATCTGCCATTCTGTGATCGTCAAATTCCTATTATCGCCGATGATTATGTCGATCCTGAATTTGGAACAGGTTGTGTGAAAATTACCCCTGCGCACGATTTTAATGACTATGAGATGGGTAAACGTCATAACTTACCAATGATCAACGTCTTCACCGATGAAGCGAAAATCAATGATGAGATGCCGGAAGCCTATCGTGGTCTTGATCGTTTTGATGCCCGTAAGCAGATCGTCGCAGACTTTGAGAAAGCGGGTCTTTTAGAGAAGATCGAACCGCATACTTTAATGATTCCGCGTTGTGATCGTACTAATCAGATCGTCGAGCCTTATCTCACAGATCAATGGTTTGTGGATGCGAAAACATTGGCAAAACCGGCAATTGAAGCAGTTAAGAACAAAGATATTAAATTTATTCCTCAAAACTGGGAAAATACCTACTTTGAATGGATGAACAACATTCAAGATTGGTGTATCTCCCGTCAACTCTGGTGGGGACATCGCATTCCGGCTTGGTATGATGAAGACGGAAATTTCTATGTAGCTGAAAATGAAGAGGCAGTACGCCGGGAATATAATCTAGGTGCCGATGTTACGCTTCGTCAAGATGAAGATGTATTAGATACTTGGTTCTCCTCTGCCCTTTGGCCATTCTCAACACTTGGCTGGCCTGATCAGACAGATGAGTTGAAAACCTTCTATCCTACCTCTGTCCTTGTGACCGGCTTTGATATTATCTTCTTCTGGGTAGCACGAATGATTATGTTCGGCCTGCACTTTATGAAAGAGATCCCCTTTAAAGAGGTCTACTTCCATGGCTTGGTGCGTGACCAAGATGGTCAGAAGATGAGTAAATCCAAAGGCAATGTACTCGATCCTATCGACTTAATTGATGGTATTGACCTTGAATCACTCGTTGCAAAACGCACCACAGGTTTGATGCAACCGCAAATGGCACCGCGCATTGAAGCAGATACACGTCGCCACTTCCCTGAAGGGATTCGGGCCTTTGGTACTGATGCGCTACGCTTTACCTTTACTGCGCTGGCCACCAATGGTCGGGATATTATCTTCGATGTCGGTCGAATTGAAGGCTATTCTAACTTCTGTAACAAGATCTGGAATGCATCGAAGTTTGTTTTTATGAATGCTGAAGGAAAAGAAGTTCAAGAGAATCCAGCGAAGCTCTCTCATATTGATCGTTGGATCAATTCTCGTTTGAGCTATATGCTAACTGAAGTGAATCGTCATATTGAAAGTTATCGTTTTGACCTTGCAACGCAGGCGCTCTACGATTTCACATGGCATGAGTTCTGTGACTGGTATTTAGAGCTCACGAAGCCGATTCTCAATGGTGAATATTCAGAAGAAGAGAAAGCGGCAACACGCTACAATCTGCTCTTTGTCTTAGACGCGATTCTCAAAGCACTTCATCCATTTATGCCTTATATCACGGAAGAGATTTGGCAGAAATTGATCGAAATCGCGCCGAGCTTCAAGACCGCTGTGAGTATCTCTGTCACACAATTCCCTGCGGTTGATGCGCGAGATACCGCTCTTGAAGCGGAAGTTGAGTGGTTACAAGAGGTTTTATTAGCTGTTCGCCGAATTCGTGGTGAGATGAATATCTCTCCGGGTAAACCGCTTGCTGTTCTCTATGAGAATGCTTCGAGTGAGGATCTTGCCCGTATTGAACAAAATATGCCATTCTTACAACGAATGGGGCGCCTTGAAAACTTTACCAAAGTAGCAGGTACAGCGCCGGAATCTGCGGTCATGGTGATCGGCAAAATGCGTCTCTTAATTCCGCTTGCTGGCCTGATTGATAAAGAACAAGAGCTTGCACGCCTCAATCGTGAGATTGGTAAAATCGAACCGATTATTAAAGCCTTAACCGCAAAATTGGCAAATCCTGGATTTACCGATAAAGCACCGGCAAAAGTGGTTGAAGGTGAGCGAGTGAAATTGAGTGATGCAGAAAATCAATTGGCAGAATTAAAGCAACAACTCGTGAAGATTGAAGCACTCTAA
- a CDS encoding type IV pilus twitching motility protein PilT produces the protein MDYCQVTADHHYSPLEQLLIAADMAGASDLHLTPRRAPYIRHLGELKPLIGDDIPEILPSQTTLFQWLLAKRTEQEKQQLKKQGSLDFGDSLLLANGEQLRIRGHYFYNLAGLTAIFRLIKANIPSLEAIHAPPIFQSLLHKKQGLILITGATGSGKSTTLASMIETINQQQAKHIITLEDPIEFIYPQGQSLIEQRELHRHTGAFHKALKDALRADPDILLIGELRDRESVQLALQAAETGHLVFATLHTNSAAKSIDRILSYYPLDQSLEIRQQLSESLVAVISQQLLTIEKQRFALFEVLIRTTAVANLIRENQIAQIPNIIQTGSMDGMQTMQQQLEFLQKSGILSDLFVEKAQNLLNPDIYS, from the coding sequence ATGGATTATTGTCAAGTCACTGCCGATCATCATTATTCGCCGCTTGAGCAACTGCTGATTGCAGCTGATATGGCCGGCGCTTCTGATCTGCATCTTACACCTCGAAGAGCGCCCTATATTCGTCATTTAGGGGAACTTAAACCGCTAATAGGTGATGATATCCCTGAAATATTACCTTCGCAAACGACACTCTTTCAATGGTTATTAGCAAAGCGTACAGAGCAAGAGAAACAGCAGCTCAAAAAGCAAGGTTCTCTAGACTTTGGAGATTCTCTCCTACTTGCCAATGGTGAGCAACTTCGCATTCGAGGCCACTATTTCTATAATCTTGCGGGATTAACCGCTATTTTCAGACTGATTAAAGCGAATATTCCCTCGTTAGAAGCCATTCATGCGCCGCCTATCTTCCAATCGCTTCTTCATAAAAAACAGGGATTAATTCTGATTACCGGCGCGACAGGCTCCGGAAAATCAACCACTTTAGCCTCGATGATCGAAACCATTAATCAGCAGCAAGCGAAGCATATTATTACCCTTGAAGATCCCATTGAATTTATCTACCCGCAAGGGCAATCCTTAATCGAACAACGAGAGCTTCATCGTCATACCGGTGCATTTCACAAAGCGCTCAAAGATGCGCTGCGAGCGGATCCCGATATTCTTCTCATTGGTGAGCTTCGTGATCGAGAATCGGTTCAGTTAGCGTTGCAGGCAGCGGAAACGGGTCATCTTGTTTTTGCGACACTTCATACCAATAGTGCCGCTAAAAGTATCGATCGTATTTTGAGCTACTACCCGCTGGATCAATCACTAGAAATCCGTCAACAACTCTCAGAAAGTTTGGTCGCAGTGATCTCTCAACAACTATTGACCATTGAGAAGCAACGCTTTGCACTTTTTGAAGTTTTAATTCGAACAACCGCTGTTGCCAACCTTATTCGAGAAAATCAGATTGCGCAAATCCCCAATATAATTCAAACAGGAAGCATGGATGGCATGCAAACAATGCAACAACAACTAGAATTTTTACAAAAAAGTGGTATACTTTCCGACTTGTTCGTCGAAAAGGCGCAAAATTTGCTTAATCCCGATATCTATTCGTAA